From the Rhizomicrobium palustre genome, the window GCGGAACGCTGGAGCTGCATCTGGACCGCGCCGATGGCCCGCTGATCGGCTCGATGAAGATCGCCAATACCGGCGGCTGGCAGGCTTGGCGCGAAGAAACCATGCAAGTCACCGGCGCTTCGGGCGTGCATGATCTTTTCCTGATCTTCAAAGGCGGCCGCGACGAGCCGCTGTTCAACGTCGATTATTGGCGCTTTGCGAAGGCGGAGAAGAAATAGGCCGTATCGACCGGTTCAGTTTTTCGGGCACATGGCCTGGTGGGGCTGGCGCCAGTCTTGTTCGAGCAGCGCGGCGGCGACCTGCCAGGCGTGATCGCGCTGTTCCCCGAAATGCAGAACCTCAGGCGGGACCGGACAATCCGGCATCACGCCATGGCCGCGCCACGGGCTGGTCCAGGCCATGCGGAATTGCAGCAGCGGTATGGTGAGTTTCATCTTGCTGTTGGGAAGCTCGATGCTCCAGCGATAGCCGCTGGTGTTGCCTTCATCCGTGCCGCCGACTTCCTCGCCGACGAAGACGCCACGCCTGCTGTGATAGAGCAAGGACGACAACTCGGCTCCGCCCGAGAAGGTGTTGCCGCCCGCCAGCACAACAAGGCGGCCATGGAAAATCGGCGAGAATGTTTTCCAGCGGGACATCAGCCCATAGGGCGGGGTGTTGCGGCGTGTGATCCGGCCGCCTTGGATCGCTCGCTCCTGGCTTTCATCGTCCTCGAAGACGTCCGTCTCGAAGTGCTTGCCGCTTAAACTCGTCACCGCGATGTGACGGCCGCGCGCTTCCACCGCGGCGTATTTGTGCACCCGTTTTTCGACGAGATACGAGAACAGGATGCTCTCGTTGGGCTCCGACCCGCCTTCGTTTTCGCGCAGATCGAGGATCAGGTCGGTAACCCCGCGTTGCTCGAGCTGCACGAAGACGGCGTGGATCGCGTCAGGAAAATTCGCGCCTGCGGCCGGTAGCCGGGAATTGCTGAAGGTCGGGACATTGAGATAAGCGGTGTGATCGCCCAGCCATTCGAGCGTGGGCAGCGGCGCGGGATCGTCCCCTTCGGCGGGCCGCGCGCTGCGCGGGACCGCGGCGAGATCGCGGTCTATCCGCCCCTGCGGGCCATCGAGCACAACATGAAAATGTGATTGCGCCCCGCGCAAACGATACAGGGTCGAGGCAAAGCCTCGGCCGGATATGGTGCGCATTACGCCGGTTTGGATCACGCCGTCATGCGGCGTCACGGTCACCATATCGCGCAGCAAGTCGGCCGCGCTCTCGCCATCAACCGAGATCAGCCGCGCGCCCTTAGGAATGTCCGCCGCTTCGCCATAGCTCGCGAGCACGAAGGCGCCCGCATCGGTCCATAAGAGATCGAGCGGAAAGCGCGGCGCATCACGATAATGCTGCTGCATGGCGTCGCTGAGCTGCATGCTCAGATGGCCTTCGCCGATCTGGCCGACGAGGGGGCGCACGACCCGCCATAGCGATTCACTGTCGGTGACGCCGGAAATTTTGTTGCGGGCCGCTGCCTTCGCTGCTGCCCATTGCTGCCGCGTTTGGTGCCAGTAGATGTTCGGTATAGCCGCTTCGACCGCCGAAATCGCCAGTTCCAGATCTTCGAGCGCTGCTGTGGTGGTGATTTCCGTGCTGGCCGGAGGCGGTGCATCCGCGCGGGCGGGAAAGCAGGTCAGGACACATGCTGCGAGAAACCCACGCCACCCGTGATTGGTCATCGCGATCCGATGCAAAAAATGTTGCGAGCTAGAGGGTGGCAATTGTCTCCCGCAGTCAAGTCGCGCTGTGATTTCTACCCCTGTTAGCGCCGCGCACGGTCGTTTCCTCGTAGTGGGCGGATGCGCCGCTCTTCGATGTCGATTATTGGCGCTTTGCGAAAGTGGGAGGAATGTAAGAGCAGGCCGTCATCCAGCGTGTCCGCCACGGTGCGCAACGCCTGCTTCCGTAGGCCTCACTTCCAGATCGGTTTCCCGCTGCCCGGCAAGCCCAGCTTGCCCCAAATCTCGTCCACGCGTTTCACCACATCATCCGTCATGGAGAGTTTCTCGCCCCATTCGCGTTTGGTTTCAGGCGGCCATTTGTTGGTGGCGTCGAGCGCGATCTTGGAGCCGAGGCCGCTTTCGGGGGAGGCGAAGTCGAGATAATCGATCGGCGTGTTCTCGATCACGGTGATGTCGCGCGCCGG encodes:
- a CDS encoding S41 family peptidase, with translation MTNHGWRGFLAACVLTCFPARADAPPPASTEITTTAALEDLELAISAVEAAIPNIYWHQTRQQWAAAKAAARNKISGVTDSESLWRVVRPLVGQIGEGHLSMQLSDAMQQHYRDAPRFPLDLLWTDAGAFVLASYGEAADIPKGARLISVDGESAADLLRDMVTVTPHDGVIQTGVMRTISGRGFASTLYRLRGAQSHFHVVLDGPQGRIDRDLAAVPRSARPAEGDDPAPLPTLEWLGDHTAYLNVPTFSNSRLPAAGANFPDAIHAVFVQLEQRGVTDLILDLRENEGGSEPNESILFSYLVEKRVHKYAAVEARGRHIAVTSLSGKHFETDVFEDDESQERAIQGGRITRRNTPPYGLMSRWKTFSPIFHGRLVVLAGGNTFSGGAELSSLLYHSRRGVFVGEEVGGTDEGNTSGYRWSIELPNSKMKLTIPLLQFRMAWTSPWRGHGVMPDCPVPPEVLHFGEQRDHAWQVAAALLEQDWRQPHQAMCPKN